A window from Musa acuminata AAA Group cultivar baxijiao chromosome BXJ3-10, Cavendish_Baxijiao_AAA, whole genome shotgun sequence encodes these proteins:
- the LOC135651705 gene encoding zinc finger CCCH domain-containing protein 53-like isoform X1: MDAYEATRIVLSRIQSLEPENAPKIMGLLLLQEHGENEMIRLAFGPETLLHSVVLKAKKELGLAPPSSAPGTPPVAGGAASPFLLRQKSASRLLSGGLPPPPLTVSSPSSWAPPSVFSGSNSSGGGNGLNVPLDELLNSDELISPGSLGVSPFYGCGGDLIDEFRLPDHLSFLGDPTAAATPNHSLSLASTPGGGDVFRADIECRSPSSNGDGALFPNGLGWGVNGYHHRRSCSAADLSLGDAAAGFGWKPCLYFARGYCKNGTACRFFHGLPEEAAGTKMDAVVEQQCQELLLRSKSQRIGSASQLVTSAFPYSPTDSMPPSPSSSSSSKCLSFLLQQQQNDSQRAAAAAAALMLGGEEAHRFMARSRMERSDLMGNPGSRQIYLTFPADSTFREEDVSNYFSIYGPVQDVRIPYQQKRMFGFVTFVYPDTVKVILAKGNPHFVRDSRVLVKPYKEKGKVPDKYRNLQQQAERSDPSGCTTPTAMDAREAYDLQQLGARMLYNSSSVSQQMLRRKLEERQQAAEALQRAIELQGRRFMGLQFLDLNSRSLSSSAPACINSPSITTVTQSSSNVDSSCNGSNSSSSQEDSPTKDKCLGVAAPEEKVNSFLGLLHRKAENEESAGEANLNEDGDFQESAEHNLPDSPFASPTKSSLSLDSFSTVEDMSASYIPTNNSSSSNNNKNNLISATLLPTTSSLDKSSSLSPCFLQMPRFSSGHGAIGM, encoded by the exons ATGGACGCCTACGAGGCGACGAGGATAGTGCTATCCAGGATCCAAAGCCTGGAACCGGAGAACGCCCCCAAGATCATGGGGCTGCTCCTGCTGCAGGAGCACGGCGAGAACGAGATGATCCGCTTGGCCTTCGGCCCGGAGACCCTCCTTCACTCCGTGGTCTTGAAAGCCAAGAAGGAGCTTGGCCTCGCGCCGCCATCCTCCGCCCCCGGCACGCCTCCCGTAGCAGGCGGCGCGGCTTCTCCCTTCCTCCTGCGCCAGAAGTCCGCCTCGCGCCTGCTCTCCGGTGGGCTTCCTCCTCCCCCGCTCACCgtatcctccccctcctcctgggCTCCGCCCTCCGTATTCTCCGGCTCTAACAGCAGCGGTGGCGGCAACGGTTTGAATGTGCCGTTAGACGAACTACTGAACTCCGACGAGCTCATTAGCCCTGGTAGTCTCGGTGTCTCGCCCTTCTATGGATGTGGCGGTGACCTCATCGATGAGTTCCGCCTCCCAGACCATCTCTCCTTCCTCGGCGACCCCACCGCTGCGGCTACTCCCAACCACTCCCTTTCCCTCGCCTCGACGCCTGGCGGCGGCGACGTGTTCCGCGCAGACATCGAGTGCCGAAGCCCCAGCAGCAACGGAGACGGTGCGCTCTTCCCTAACGGGCTGGGCTGGGGGGTCAACGGCTACCACCACCGCCGGAGCTGCTCAGCCGCGGACCTCAGCCTCGGCGACGCCGCTGCCGGGTTCGGTTGGAAGCCGTGCCTCTATTTCGCGAGAGGCTACTGCAAGAACGGCACTGCGTGCCGGTTCTTCCACGGGCTTCCGGAGGAGGCTGCTGGAACCAAGATGGACGCGGTGGTGGAGCAGCAGTGTCAGGAGCTTCTGCTGAGGTCCAAAAGCCAGAGGATCGGCAGCGCCTCGCAGCTCGTGACTTCCGCGTTCCCGTACTCTCCCACGGATTCGATGCCACCATctccgtcgtcgtcgtcctcgagCAAATGCCTCAGCTTCTTGCTTCAGCagcagcaaaatgacagccaaag ggcggcagcagcggcggcggcgctgATGCTGGGAGGAGAAGAGGCCCATAGGTTCATGGCCAGATCAAGAATGGAGAGAAGCGATCTGATGGGCAACCCTGGTTCGAGGCAGATCTACTTGACCTTCCCAGCTGACAGCACGTTCAGGGAAGAGGATGTCTCCAACTACTTCAG CATCTACGGGCCGGTGCAAGACGTGAGGATCCCGTACCAGCAGAAGAGGATGTTCGGCTTCGTGACCTTCGTCTACCCCGATACCGTGAAGGTGATCTTGGCCAAGGGGAACCCGCACTTCGTCCGCGATTCCCGGGTTCTCGTCAAGCCCTACAAGGAGAAGGGAAAGGTTCCCGACAAGTACAG GAATCTGCAGCAGCAGGCTGAGAGAAGTGATCCCTCCGGGTGTACGACTCCTACCGCCATGGACGCCAGAGAAGCCTATGATCTTCAACAGCTTG GAGCAAGgatgctgtacaacagcagcagcgTCAGCCAGCAGATGCTGAGAAGAAAGCTAGAGGAGCGGCAACAAGCAGCGGAGGCGCTGCAGCGAGCCATCGAGCTGCAAGGAAGGCGATTTATGGGCCTCCAATTCCTCGACCTAAACAGCAGAAGCCTCTCCTCCTCAGCCCCGGCCTGCATCAACTCCCCTTCCATCACCACCGTCACTCAATCAAGTAGCAATGTCGACAGCAGCTGCAATGGCAGCAATAGCAGCAGTAGTCAGGAGGACTCACCAACCAAAG ACAAGTGCCTCGGAGTCGCTGCACCGGAAGAGAAGGTGAACAGCTTCCTCGGGTTACTGCACAGGAAGGCAGAGAACGAGGAGTCTGCTGGTGAGGCCAACCTCAACGAAGACGGTGATTTCCAAGAAAG TGCCGAGCATAACTTGCCTGACAGCCCATTTGCTTCACCGACCAAGTCTTCGTTGTCGCTCGACTCATTCTCCACCGTAGAAGACATGTCTGCTTCTTACATTCCAACTaataacagcagcagcagcaacaacaacaagaacaatcTAATTTCCGCCACATTGCTTCCCACCACCTCTTCCTTGGACAAGTCCTCCTCCTTGAGTCCATGCTTCCTCCAAATGCCAAG GTTCTCCTCGGGCCATGGAGCAATTGGAATGTAA
- the LOC135581849 gene encoding probable NOT transcription complex subunit VIP2 isoform X2 gives MSTTSGIESSLNTYHKTIMSGLLNSTLNGSSSNLTDSTGRPYTTSFSGQSATIPGFHNSSGLQGLHNIHGSFNLPNMPGSLVSRNSAISGVPSGGVPQPGGSIPSGRFASNNLLVALSQMSHGSGVTNRGGINVVGNHAFSSNMSGVGGSITGLSSSSATGNRSAVPGLGVSPVLGNVGPRLASTMGNIVGGGNMGRSISSGGLSVPGLSSRVNLGANSGSGSLSVQGSNRLISGMLQQAPQMIGMLGNSYPISGGPLSQIQGANNPLSSMGMLNDVNAADSSPFDMNDFPQLNARPSSAGGPQGQLGATRKQGVGVSSIVQQNQEFSIQNEDFPALPGLKGSSSDFSVDLHQKEQLHENISTMQPQHLPLARSAGFSLGGTYPPTRQQQQQHATAASSGGLPFTPGNNVDLRLHGSDFFPSSHGNYHSQIQNSGAPSIGLRPLNSPNPVSGLGAYEQLIQQYQHPQSQSQFRLQQISDVSQSYRDQSIKSVQGSLLAPDRFGLQGLLSVIRMNDPDLTSLALGIDLTTLGLNLNSSDNLHKTFGSPWSDEPAKGEPEFCIPTCYHAKSSPILHQGYLSKLQLSTLFYIFYSMPKDEDQLYAASELYARGWFYHKEHQLWFVRVPNLEPLVKTHAYERGSYHCFDPNTWGTILKENFVLHYEAVEKKPILPSDPSDCP, from the exons ATGAGCACTACGTCTGGAATTGAATCCTCCTTGAACACTTATCACAAAACTATAATGTCTGGGCTGTTAAAT TCGACACTTAATGGTTCATCATCAAATCTCACTGACTCAACTGGCCGACCCTACACCACATCATTTTCCGGCCAGTCTGCTACAATCCCTGGATTTCATAACTCCA GTGGTCTTCAAGGGCTGCATAACATTCACGGAAGCTTCAACCTGCCAAACATGCCGGGTTCACTTGTATCAAGAAATTCAGCAATCAGTGGTGTTCCATCAGGTGGTGTTCCACAACCAGGGGGAAGCATTCCTAGCGGACGGTTTGCATCCAACAATCTTTTGGTTGCATTGTCTCAG ATGTCTCATGGCTCTGGTGTCACAAATAGAGGGGGTATCAATGTTGTTGGAAATCATGCTTTTAGCAGTAACATGAGTGGAGTTGGTGGGTCAATAACTGGTCTCTCCTCAAGTTCTGCCACTGGCAATCGTAGTGCGGTTCCTGGTTTGGGAGTTTCTCCAGTTTTGGGTAATGTAGGCCCTAGACTTGCAAGCACCATGGGAAACATTGTTGGTGGTGGTAATATGGGAAGAAGCATTAGCTCTGGAGGATTATCAGTTCCTGGACTATCTTCACGTGTAAACTTGGGTGCTAATAGTGGATCAGGGAGCCTTAGTGTACAAGGATCTAATAGACTGATCAGTGGCATGCTTCAACAAG CACCACAAATGATTGGTATGCTTGGGAATTCTTATCCTATATCTGGAGGACCTCTATCTCAAATCCAAGGTGCGAATAACCCCTTAAGCTCTATGGGAATGTTGAATGATGTCAATGCTGCCGACAGTTCTCCTTTTGATATGAATGATTTTCCTCAATTAAATGCACGACCAAGTTCAGCTGGAGGCCCACAAGGACAATTGG GTGCAACACGTAAACAAGGCGTTGGTGTTAGCTCCATTGTCCAACAAAATCAGGAATTTAGCATACAAAATGAAGATTTTCCAGCTTTACCAGGATTAAaag GCAGTAGCTCAGACTTTTCTGTGGATTTGCATCAGAAAGAACAACTCCATGAAAATATTTCCACAATGCAGCCACAACATCTACCT CTGGCAAGATCTGCTGGATTTAGCTTAGGAGGAACTTACCCACCTACCcgacagcaacagcagcagcatgcCACTGCAGCTAGTAGTGGTGGGCTTCCTTTTACACCTGGGAACAATGTAGATCTCCGGTTACATGGTTCTGATTTTTTTCCATCCTCTCATGGAAACTACCATTCACAG ATTCAAAACAGTGGAGCCCCTAGCATTGGCTTGAGACCCTTAAACTCTCCAAATCCAGTTTCTGGTCTGGGAGCGTATGAGCAGCTCATTCAGCAATATCAACATCCACAAAGTCAATCACAATTTCGACTGCAACAGATATCTGATGTTAGTCAGTCATATAGGGATCAGAGCATAAAGTCTGTTCAGGGATCACTGCTAGCTCCTGATCGGTTTGGCTTGCAGGGTTTGTTGAGTGTTATTAGGATGAATGATCCAGATCTAACATCTCTTGCTTTGGGAATTGATTTAACTACGTTGGGTTTGAACTTAAACTCTTCGGATAATCTTCATAAAACATTTGGTTCTCCGTGGTCTGATGAGCCTGCCAAGGGGGAGCCTGAATTTTGCATTCCGACTTGCTATCATGCCAAATCATCACCAATTCTAcat CAAGGATATTTGTCAAAATTACAGCTATCAACCCTGTTTTACATCTTTTATAG TATGCCAAAGGATGAAGATCAACTCTATGCGGCCTCTGAACT ATATGCGCGTGGATGGTTCTACCACAAAGAGCATCAGTTATGGTTCGTGAGAGTTCCAAATTTGGAGCCTCTTGTTAAGACACATGCATATGAAAGAGGATCATACCACTGTTTCGATCCAAACACATGGGGAACAATTCTAAAG GAGAACTTTGTTTTGCATTACGAGGCAGTGGAGAAGAAACCAATACTTCCTTCTGATCCTTCTGATTGCCCTTAG
- the LOC135581849 gene encoding probable NOT transcription complex subunit VIP2 isoform X3 — protein sequence MPGSLVSRNSAISGVPSGGVPQPGGSIPSGRFASNNLLVALSQMSHGSGVTNRGGINVVGNHAFSSNMSGVGGSITGLSSSSATGNRSAVPGLGVSPVLGNVGPRLASTMGNIVGGGNMGRSISSGGLSVPGLSSRVNLGANSGSGSLSVQGSNRLISGMLQQAAPQMIGMLGNSYPISGGPLSQIQGANNPLSSMGMLNDVNAADSSPFDMNDFPQLNARPSSAGGPQGQLGATRKQGVGVSSIVQQNQEFSIQNEDFPALPGLKGSSSDFSVDLHQKEQLHENISTMQPQHLPLARSAGFSLGGTYPPTRQQQQQHATAASSGGLPFTPGNNVDLRLHGSDFFPSSHGNYHSQIQNSGAPSIGLRPLNSPNPVSGLGAYEQLIQQYQHPQSQSQFRLQQISDVSQSYRDQSIKSVQGSLLAPDRFGLQGLLSVIRMNDPDLTSLALGIDLTTLGLNLNSSDNLHKTFGSPWSDEPAKGEPEFCIPTCYHAKSSPILHQGYLSKLQLSTLFYIFYSMPKDEDQLYAASELYARGWFYHKEHQLWFVRVPNLEPLVKTHAYERGSYHCFDPNTWGTILKENFVLHYEAVEKKPILPSDPSDCP from the exons ATGCCGGGTTCACTTGTATCAAGAAATTCAGCAATCAGTGGTGTTCCATCAGGTGGTGTTCCACAACCAGGGGGAAGCATTCCTAGCGGACGGTTTGCATCCAACAATCTTTTGGTTGCATTGTCTCAG ATGTCTCATGGCTCTGGTGTCACAAATAGAGGGGGTATCAATGTTGTTGGAAATCATGCTTTTAGCAGTAACATGAGTGGAGTTGGTGGGTCAATAACTGGTCTCTCCTCAAGTTCTGCCACTGGCAATCGTAGTGCGGTTCCTGGTTTGGGAGTTTCTCCAGTTTTGGGTAATGTAGGCCCTAGACTTGCAAGCACCATGGGAAACATTGTTGGTGGTGGTAATATGGGAAGAAGCATTAGCTCTGGAGGATTATCAGTTCCTGGACTATCTTCACGTGTAAACTTGGGTGCTAATAGTGGATCAGGGAGCCTTAGTGTACAAGGATCTAATAGACTGATCAGTGGCATGCTTCAACAAG CAGCACCACAAATGATTGGTATGCTTGGGAATTCTTATCCTATATCTGGAGGACCTCTATCTCAAATCCAAGGTGCGAATAACCCCTTAAGCTCTATGGGAATGTTGAATGATGTCAATGCTGCCGACAGTTCTCCTTTTGATATGAATGATTTTCCTCAATTAAATGCACGACCAAGTTCAGCTGGAGGCCCACAAGGACAATTGG GTGCAACACGTAAACAAGGCGTTGGTGTTAGCTCCATTGTCCAACAAAATCAGGAATTTAGCATACAAAATGAAGATTTTCCAGCTTTACCAGGATTAAaag GCAGTAGCTCAGACTTTTCTGTGGATTTGCATCAGAAAGAACAACTCCATGAAAATATTTCCACAATGCAGCCACAACATCTACCT CTGGCAAGATCTGCTGGATTTAGCTTAGGAGGAACTTACCCACCTACCcgacagcaacagcagcagcatgcCACTGCAGCTAGTAGTGGTGGGCTTCCTTTTACACCTGGGAACAATGTAGATCTCCGGTTACATGGTTCTGATTTTTTTCCATCCTCTCATGGAAACTACCATTCACAG ATTCAAAACAGTGGAGCCCCTAGCATTGGCTTGAGACCCTTAAACTCTCCAAATCCAGTTTCTGGTCTGGGAGCGTATGAGCAGCTCATTCAGCAATATCAACATCCACAAAGTCAATCACAATTTCGACTGCAACAGATATCTGATGTTAGTCAGTCATATAGGGATCAGAGCATAAAGTCTGTTCAGGGATCACTGCTAGCTCCTGATCGGTTTGGCTTGCAGGGTTTGTTGAGTGTTATTAGGATGAATGATCCAGATCTAACATCTCTTGCTTTGGGAATTGATTTAACTACGTTGGGTTTGAACTTAAACTCTTCGGATAATCTTCATAAAACATTTGGTTCTCCGTGGTCTGATGAGCCTGCCAAGGGGGAGCCTGAATTTTGCATTCCGACTTGCTATCATGCCAAATCATCACCAATTCTAcat CAAGGATATTTGTCAAAATTACAGCTATCAACCCTGTTTTACATCTTTTATAG TATGCCAAAGGATGAAGATCAACTCTATGCGGCCTCTGAACT ATATGCGCGTGGATGGTTCTACCACAAAGAGCATCAGTTATGGTTCGTGAGAGTTCCAAATTTGGAGCCTCTTGTTAAGACACATGCATATGAAAGAGGATCATACCACTGTTTCGATCCAAACACATGGGGAACAATTCTAAAG GAGAACTTTGTTTTGCATTACGAGGCAGTGGAGAAGAAACCAATACTTCCTTCTGATCCTTCTGATTGCCCTTAG
- the LOC135581849 gene encoding probable NOT transcription complex subunit VIP2 isoform X1 — MSTTSGIESSLNTYHKTIMSGLLNSTLNGSSSNLTDSTGRPYTTSFSGQSATIPGFHNSSGLQGLHNIHGSFNLPNMPGSLVSRNSAISGVPSGGVPQPGGSIPSGRFASNNLLVALSQMSHGSGVTNRGGINVVGNHAFSSNMSGVGGSITGLSSSSATGNRSAVPGLGVSPVLGNVGPRLASTMGNIVGGGNMGRSISSGGLSVPGLSSRVNLGANSGSGSLSVQGSNRLISGMLQQAAPQMIGMLGNSYPISGGPLSQIQGANNPLSSMGMLNDVNAADSSPFDMNDFPQLNARPSSAGGPQGQLGATRKQGVGVSSIVQQNQEFSIQNEDFPALPGLKGSSSDFSVDLHQKEQLHENISTMQPQHLPLARSAGFSLGGTYPPTRQQQQQHATAASSGGLPFTPGNNVDLRLHGSDFFPSSHGNYHSQIQNSGAPSIGLRPLNSPNPVSGLGAYEQLIQQYQHPQSQSQFRLQQISDVSQSYRDQSIKSVQGSLLAPDRFGLQGLLSVIRMNDPDLTSLALGIDLTTLGLNLNSSDNLHKTFGSPWSDEPAKGEPEFCIPTCYHAKSSPILHQGYLSKLQLSTLFYIFYSMPKDEDQLYAASELYARGWFYHKEHQLWFVRVPNLEPLVKTHAYERGSYHCFDPNTWGTILKENFVLHYEAVEKKPILPSDPSDCP; from the exons ATGAGCACTACGTCTGGAATTGAATCCTCCTTGAACACTTATCACAAAACTATAATGTCTGGGCTGTTAAAT TCGACACTTAATGGTTCATCATCAAATCTCACTGACTCAACTGGCCGACCCTACACCACATCATTTTCCGGCCAGTCTGCTACAATCCCTGGATTTCATAACTCCA GTGGTCTTCAAGGGCTGCATAACATTCACGGAAGCTTCAACCTGCCAAACATGCCGGGTTCACTTGTATCAAGAAATTCAGCAATCAGTGGTGTTCCATCAGGTGGTGTTCCACAACCAGGGGGAAGCATTCCTAGCGGACGGTTTGCATCCAACAATCTTTTGGTTGCATTGTCTCAG ATGTCTCATGGCTCTGGTGTCACAAATAGAGGGGGTATCAATGTTGTTGGAAATCATGCTTTTAGCAGTAACATGAGTGGAGTTGGTGGGTCAATAACTGGTCTCTCCTCAAGTTCTGCCACTGGCAATCGTAGTGCGGTTCCTGGTTTGGGAGTTTCTCCAGTTTTGGGTAATGTAGGCCCTAGACTTGCAAGCACCATGGGAAACATTGTTGGTGGTGGTAATATGGGAAGAAGCATTAGCTCTGGAGGATTATCAGTTCCTGGACTATCTTCACGTGTAAACTTGGGTGCTAATAGTGGATCAGGGAGCCTTAGTGTACAAGGATCTAATAGACTGATCAGTGGCATGCTTCAACAAG CAGCACCACAAATGATTGGTATGCTTGGGAATTCTTATCCTATATCTGGAGGACCTCTATCTCAAATCCAAGGTGCGAATAACCCCTTAAGCTCTATGGGAATGTTGAATGATGTCAATGCTGCCGACAGTTCTCCTTTTGATATGAATGATTTTCCTCAATTAAATGCACGACCAAGTTCAGCTGGAGGCCCACAAGGACAATTGG GTGCAACACGTAAACAAGGCGTTGGTGTTAGCTCCATTGTCCAACAAAATCAGGAATTTAGCATACAAAATGAAGATTTTCCAGCTTTACCAGGATTAAaag GCAGTAGCTCAGACTTTTCTGTGGATTTGCATCAGAAAGAACAACTCCATGAAAATATTTCCACAATGCAGCCACAACATCTACCT CTGGCAAGATCTGCTGGATTTAGCTTAGGAGGAACTTACCCACCTACCcgacagcaacagcagcagcatgcCACTGCAGCTAGTAGTGGTGGGCTTCCTTTTACACCTGGGAACAATGTAGATCTCCGGTTACATGGTTCTGATTTTTTTCCATCCTCTCATGGAAACTACCATTCACAG ATTCAAAACAGTGGAGCCCCTAGCATTGGCTTGAGACCCTTAAACTCTCCAAATCCAGTTTCTGGTCTGGGAGCGTATGAGCAGCTCATTCAGCAATATCAACATCCACAAAGTCAATCACAATTTCGACTGCAACAGATATCTGATGTTAGTCAGTCATATAGGGATCAGAGCATAAAGTCTGTTCAGGGATCACTGCTAGCTCCTGATCGGTTTGGCTTGCAGGGTTTGTTGAGTGTTATTAGGATGAATGATCCAGATCTAACATCTCTTGCTTTGGGAATTGATTTAACTACGTTGGGTTTGAACTTAAACTCTTCGGATAATCTTCATAAAACATTTGGTTCTCCGTGGTCTGATGAGCCTGCCAAGGGGGAGCCTGAATTTTGCATTCCGACTTGCTATCATGCCAAATCATCACCAATTCTAcat CAAGGATATTTGTCAAAATTACAGCTATCAACCCTGTTTTACATCTTTTATAG TATGCCAAAGGATGAAGATCAACTCTATGCGGCCTCTGAACT ATATGCGCGTGGATGGTTCTACCACAAAGAGCATCAGTTATGGTTCGTGAGAGTTCCAAATTTGGAGCCTCTTGTTAAGACACATGCATATGAAAGAGGATCATACCACTGTTTCGATCCAAACACATGGGGAACAATTCTAAAG GAGAACTTTGTTTTGCATTACGAGGCAGTGGAGAAGAAACCAATACTTCCTTCTGATCCTTCTGATTGCCCTTAG
- the LOC135651705 gene encoding zinc finger CCCH domain-containing protein 53-like isoform X2 — MDAYEATRIVLSRIQSLEPENAPKIMGLLLLQEHGENEMIRLAFGPETLLHSVVLKAKKELGLAPPSSAPGTPPVAGGAASPFLLRQKSASRLLSGGLPPPPLTVSSPSSWAPPSVFSGSNSSGGGNGLNVPLDELLNSDELISPGSLGVSPFYGCGGDLIDEFRLPDHLSFLGDPTAAATPNHSLSLASTPGGGDVFRADIECRSPSSNGDGALFPNGLGWGVNGYHHRRSCSAADLSLGDAAAGFGWKPCLYFARGYCKNGTACRFFHGLPEEAAGTKMDAVVEQQCQELLLRSKSQRIGSASQLVTSAFPYSPTDSMPPSPSSSSSSKCLSFLLQQQQNDSQRAAAAAAALMLGGEEAHRFMARSRMERSDLMGNPGSRQIYLTFPADSTFREEDVSNYFSIYGPVQDVRIPYQQKRMFGFVTFVYPDTVKVILAKGNPHFVRDSRVLVKPYKEKGKVPDKNLQQQAERSDPSGCTTPTAMDAREAYDLQQLGARMLYNSSSVSQQMLRRKLEERQQAAEALQRAIELQGRRFMGLQFLDLNSRSLSSSAPACINSPSITTVTQSSSNVDSSCNGSNSSSSQEDSPTKDKCLGVAAPEEKVNSFLGLLHRKAENEESAGEANLNEDGDFQESAEHNLPDSPFASPTKSSLSLDSFSTVEDMSASYIPTNNSSSSNNNKNNLISATLLPTTSSLDKSSSLSPCFLQMPRFSSGHGAIGM, encoded by the exons ATGGACGCCTACGAGGCGACGAGGATAGTGCTATCCAGGATCCAAAGCCTGGAACCGGAGAACGCCCCCAAGATCATGGGGCTGCTCCTGCTGCAGGAGCACGGCGAGAACGAGATGATCCGCTTGGCCTTCGGCCCGGAGACCCTCCTTCACTCCGTGGTCTTGAAAGCCAAGAAGGAGCTTGGCCTCGCGCCGCCATCCTCCGCCCCCGGCACGCCTCCCGTAGCAGGCGGCGCGGCTTCTCCCTTCCTCCTGCGCCAGAAGTCCGCCTCGCGCCTGCTCTCCGGTGGGCTTCCTCCTCCCCCGCTCACCgtatcctccccctcctcctgggCTCCGCCCTCCGTATTCTCCGGCTCTAACAGCAGCGGTGGCGGCAACGGTTTGAATGTGCCGTTAGACGAACTACTGAACTCCGACGAGCTCATTAGCCCTGGTAGTCTCGGTGTCTCGCCCTTCTATGGATGTGGCGGTGACCTCATCGATGAGTTCCGCCTCCCAGACCATCTCTCCTTCCTCGGCGACCCCACCGCTGCGGCTACTCCCAACCACTCCCTTTCCCTCGCCTCGACGCCTGGCGGCGGCGACGTGTTCCGCGCAGACATCGAGTGCCGAAGCCCCAGCAGCAACGGAGACGGTGCGCTCTTCCCTAACGGGCTGGGCTGGGGGGTCAACGGCTACCACCACCGCCGGAGCTGCTCAGCCGCGGACCTCAGCCTCGGCGACGCCGCTGCCGGGTTCGGTTGGAAGCCGTGCCTCTATTTCGCGAGAGGCTACTGCAAGAACGGCACTGCGTGCCGGTTCTTCCACGGGCTTCCGGAGGAGGCTGCTGGAACCAAGATGGACGCGGTGGTGGAGCAGCAGTGTCAGGAGCTTCTGCTGAGGTCCAAAAGCCAGAGGATCGGCAGCGCCTCGCAGCTCGTGACTTCCGCGTTCCCGTACTCTCCCACGGATTCGATGCCACCATctccgtcgtcgtcgtcctcgagCAAATGCCTCAGCTTCTTGCTTCAGCagcagcaaaatgacagccaaag ggcggcagcagcggcggcggcgctgATGCTGGGAGGAGAAGAGGCCCATAGGTTCATGGCCAGATCAAGAATGGAGAGAAGCGATCTGATGGGCAACCCTGGTTCGAGGCAGATCTACTTGACCTTCCCAGCTGACAGCACGTTCAGGGAAGAGGATGTCTCCAACTACTTCAG CATCTACGGGCCGGTGCAAGACGTGAGGATCCCGTACCAGCAGAAGAGGATGTTCGGCTTCGTGACCTTCGTCTACCCCGATACCGTGAAGGTGATCTTGGCCAAGGGGAACCCGCACTTCGTCCGCGATTCCCGGGTTCTCGTCAAGCCCTACAAGGAGAAGGGAAAGGTTCCCGACAA GAATCTGCAGCAGCAGGCTGAGAGAAGTGATCCCTCCGGGTGTACGACTCCTACCGCCATGGACGCCAGAGAAGCCTATGATCTTCAACAGCTTG GAGCAAGgatgctgtacaacagcagcagcgTCAGCCAGCAGATGCTGAGAAGAAAGCTAGAGGAGCGGCAACAAGCAGCGGAGGCGCTGCAGCGAGCCATCGAGCTGCAAGGAAGGCGATTTATGGGCCTCCAATTCCTCGACCTAAACAGCAGAAGCCTCTCCTCCTCAGCCCCGGCCTGCATCAACTCCCCTTCCATCACCACCGTCACTCAATCAAGTAGCAATGTCGACAGCAGCTGCAATGGCAGCAATAGCAGCAGTAGTCAGGAGGACTCACCAACCAAAG ACAAGTGCCTCGGAGTCGCTGCACCGGAAGAGAAGGTGAACAGCTTCCTCGGGTTACTGCACAGGAAGGCAGAGAACGAGGAGTCTGCTGGTGAGGCCAACCTCAACGAAGACGGTGATTTCCAAGAAAG TGCCGAGCATAACTTGCCTGACAGCCCATTTGCTTCACCGACCAAGTCTTCGTTGTCGCTCGACTCATTCTCCACCGTAGAAGACATGTCTGCTTCTTACATTCCAACTaataacagcagcagcagcaacaacaacaagaacaatcTAATTTCCGCCACATTGCTTCCCACCACCTCTTCCTTGGACAAGTCCTCCTCCTTGAGTCCATGCTTCCTCCAAATGCCAAG GTTCTCCTCGGGCCATGGAGCAATTGGAATGTAA